One bacterium CG_4_10_14_0_2_um_filter_33_32 genomic window, AAAGCAGTACCTTTAAACTGGTCTTCTTCCTTCTATCAATCAAGATTCTGGAACAAAGCAGTACCAGAACTCTGGGTATCTTCCTACTACAAGAATACTCTGAACAATGAGGCTAAAGTAGGGAATTGGGCTGGGGGGTATTATGCAGGGAGGTAAATTAGACGTTTTAGCGCTTCTATGCTAAATTATATAAGTAGATTATGGAACAGATTTTATTTTTTATCATTTTAGTATTAATTTTACTTTTTATACCTCGTATTATAAAAGATCCTAAGATTGGACTCCTTTTTTTATTATTTTCTCTGCCTTTTGAGAGAATCGGCGCTATTGATATTTTTGGTATGACTCTGAGAGTAAGTCAGGTATTGGTGATAATTCTTGGTGCAATCTATGTTTGGAGATTTATAAAAAAAGGTAATATTTCTATAATGAATGAAATTAAAAAAGATCCTTTTTGGATGCCGCTTTTTTTATATATTTTAGCAGCGTTTGTGTCTATAGGCGTTGCTGTTAATCTAAAAAGGGCTATATCAGTTTTTATCTTTATTAGTTTCGTTATATTTACTTATGAATTAGTAATAAGATTATTCGATAATAAAAAGATATTAGAAAAGGTAGAAAAAGTATTATTTTGGACTACATTTGGCGTAGCAATCTTTGGAATTTATCAATTTATTGGAGACATTGTTGGTTTACCAAATTGGGTCACAGGTTTAAGATATGAATATACTAAAATAGTTTTTGGATTTCCCAGGATACAGTCAACTGCCTTAGAGCCATTATATTTTGCTAATTTTTTATTAATACCATTAGGTCTTTTTTCTTCATTATTTTTGAATAGAGCAGAACTAAAGTTAGAAAAAGTTGATAAAAAATATCTTCTATTGTTATTACTAATCGGAATCAATATTGTTTTATCATTATCACGTGGTGCTTTTTTTGCGAGCGCTGTTATCATTGCAACAGTAATTATTTTTACGATAAGAAAAATCAAATGGCACAGACTGCTAAGCTATTTTGGAATAGTAATTTTAGCCATAATTATTTCATTGGGAGCTGTTAAGCTTACTACTACTAATAGTAAGAAAGATAACGCCAAAACATTTATTAAACACTCTACAGAAATTACTGACGGCGGCAGTTATAATCAGAGAGCAAGGGGGATATCTTTCGGCATAGAAGCTTTTAAGAGTAGTCCGATTATAGGTATAGGTATAGGAAATTTTGGTCCATGGCGGGCTAACTATCCTGAAGAAACTCCTTCTACAGGTTGGGATATACCAAATAATGAAATAGTTGAAATTGCGGCAGAAACAGGAAGTCTTGGCCTTCTAGCATTTATAACTTTTATTTTATTGCTTTTTATACGATCTATTAAAGCAATATTAAAATCTAATGGTTTCCAAAGAGCTTTTACTCTAGGTTTATTTTCAGTAGTATTAGGCTTTGTTGTACAATACCAGGCATTTTCCACTCTATATATTATGCATGTATGGGTTACTTTAGGTTTACTCGTTGGTTTACAAAATCTTATTTTTTCAGAAAATAATTATCCTTTGAATGAATAAAAAGCATATATTTTATATTTTTTCTTTTCTGGCTGCTTTATCTGTAATATTTTTTTTGTTAGGATATTTTTCTTTAGGACAAAAGGTTTATATAAACCAAAAATATGGCTTTTCTTTAATTTACTCATTTGATTGGAAAGAAAAAGATCTTGCGAAATCCGGCCTAGATAATTATTTAGCTTTTAAAATAGAAAATGAAAAATATAAAGCATCTTTTCAGGTAATGGTTGAAGAAAAAAAAGAAAAAATAAATATTTCTTATGATGAGCTTGCGAAGAGAATGAATGATTCTATGCCCAAAGAATTAGAAAATTTCCAAAAAATATCTTCTAGGAAAATATTAATAGATAAAAAAGAAGCTTTAGAGTATAAATATCAGTATACTTATAAAACAGAGAGCGGAGAAAAAAGAGAAACAAAGCAGGTTATGGTTATTTTTGTTAACCTTAATAAGATTTACTATTTAACGGGTCAGTCGCCTCAATCAAGCTTTTCTCATGTAGAACAAGAATTTAACAAGATTGTGAAAAGCTTTAAAATAAATAAATAAAATTTTATTTTAAAATCAGGTCTCTTTTATTTTTTAAAATATTTCAATATTGCATTTTTTTGATTAGAATATATAAAGCAAAATACTTAGGAGCAAAAATGAAAATTGGCATAGACGCAAGGATGATAAATGCTACAGGTATCGGAAGATATACCGGTAATTTGATAGAAGGACTTGCAAGGGTTGCTTCAGGAAATGAATACATGCTTTTTTTAAAGAAAGAAGAATATGATTCTTTTAAGGTACCTGCTTCTAATTTTAAAAAGGTTTTAGCTGATTTTTCTTGGTATGGAGTTTCAGAGCAAGTTAACTTCCCTCATATAATTGAATCTAATGAAATAGATTTAATGCATTTCCCTCATTTTAATGTGCCCATTTTTTATAAGGGTAAATTTGTAATTACCATTCATGATTTGACACTTCACCGTTTTAAAACAGTACGAGCTTCTACGAAGAGTTTATTAACATATCAGTTTAAGCATTTAGCGTATAAATATATAATTAGTACTTCAGTAAGAAAAGCTGCTCAGATAATAGTTCCTTCAGAATTCACCAAGAAGGAACTCATGGATATTTTAAAGACTCCGGAAGAAAAAATTATAGTGACATATGAAGGCGGACCATCAGAGCTACTTTTAAAAAAATCACCAGATAATCGAATTATAGAAAAATTTAAGATAAATATGCCATATATATTATATGTAGGGAATGCCTATCCTCATAAGAATTTAGAAAACCTTATCCGATCTGTAAGTTATCTTCCGGATAAAACCATGCTTGTTTTAGCAGGAAAGATAGATGAATTTTATGAGAAGATTAAGGGGTTAGTTTCAGAATTAGATTTAAAAGAAAAAGTTATCTTTACGGATTTTGTAACAGATGAAGAGTTAGTAAGTTTATATAAAAATGCTTCTGTTTATGCTTTCCCTTCTTTAAATGAAGGCTTCGGCTTACCATCGCTAGAAGCGTTATCTTTCGGTCTTCCCGTTGTCTGTTCAGGCTTGTCGTGCCTGCCAGAAATACTTAACGATGCGGCTATTTATTTTAATCCCAGAGACACTAAAGACATAGCGTCTAAAATAAAAGAAGCGTTAGATAATTCTCAGACTAAAGAAAGATTGATTAATAAAGGGTTTGAGCAAGTTAAAAAGTTTTCTTGGGATGAAATGGCCATAGAGACTTTAAAAGTTTACGAAAATGCCATAAAATAAAGAAGGATATCCCGATGTAATATTGGGGTCTTCGTCCAAGAGATTTTTAAAGGAGAAAATATGAAAACTTATGTAGTTGGCCATAAAAATCCTGACACTGATTCGGTAGTTTCAGCAATTGCTTTAGCGGAATTAGATAAGAAATTAGGTAAAGACTTTGAAGCAGCGATTGCAGGTGAGGTCAATAAAGAAACAAAATACGTTCTAGATAAATTTGGTTTTCAGGTCCCAAAAATTATATTAGGTGAAGAAAAAAAAGTTTTCTTGGTTGATCATAATGAACCGTCTCAAGCATCTGATAGCGTCAAAACGGAAGAAATAGTCGGAATAATTGACCATCATAAACTTGGCGGATTATCAACTTCTATCCCCATATCTATACGAGTTAAACCTGTTGGTTCAACATCAACTATTATGACGCAAGTTTATAAGGAAAAAGGCGTAGAGATTTCTAGTGATATAGCAGGTATTTTACTAGCAGGAATTATTTCTGATACTTGGAAATTTACTTCTCCAACATCAACCGAAGAAGACCAAAAACAAGCGGATTTTTTAAACAAAATTGCCAAAATTGATATGACTAAACTTGCAGAAGAAATGTTTGCCGCAAAATCAGATTTAACCGGCATAGATACAGAAAAATTGATAAATGCTGATTATAAAGAATATGATATTAAAGGCAAAAAGGTAGGTGTCGGAGTTTTCGAGACCTTAGATACAATACCAGTCCTTGAAAGAACTGAAGAAATAAAAAAAATTCTAGGAGATAAAAAGACAAAAAAAGGACTAGACTATTTGTTGTTTGCGATAGTAGGCATAATCAATAAAAAAGCCTACTTTATAATAGCTTCAGAGGAAGATAAGGATTTAGTCGAAAAATCTTTTAATACTATCGAAGAAAATAGTTGTCTTGTTGCAGATGGTATAGTATCCAGGAAGAAACAGATTACCCCTGCTTTAGAAAATACAATAAGGTAATTTGAGAGAAGTACATGAATTATCAAGAACCAGAAAAGGAGTTTTCTATCAGAGGAGTTATAGATAGATTCGAAAAGGAATCTGCCGTTATAATTTTAAAGGATCATCAAATTATCTATTGGCCGACAGAAAGATTGCCGGAAGAATCAAAAGAGGGAGATGTTGTGTGGATAAGGATTTCTCAAGATCAAGATTTAACAAAAGAAAGAGAAAAATTAGCCAGAAAGATTTTAGAGGAAATTCTTAACGGTACAGAAAATAAGGAATAGCTATGTCAATAATAAAGAAACATTTTTATAATAATTTAATATTATTTTTTGCTTGTACGGTTGTTATAGTTTCGATTTTTCTAGTGGGAACTTTTTTATATTTCGATATTTTTTATGTATCGAAATTTTTTCCTCGTACTGAAATAGCTGGCATTAGATTAGATGGTAAAACAAAAGGAGAAGTCCAAGATCTTATAACTTCTAAGATTCAGGAATGGAGCGAACAAAAAACAGAAATAAAAAGCGATGATAAAAATTGGCAAATATTAAATAAAGATTTTGGACTAGATTTTGATATAGATAAAACTATAGAAAATACTTTTCAGAAAGGTCGTAAGGGTAATCTATCGGAACAGTTTATAAATAGATTAAGCGTGTTGTTTTTTGGAGTTGAGTCTCCATTGTTTGTTACTAAAAACTCGGTTGATGGTAATATAAAAAAGATATCAGAAGAAGCTGATATTGATGCGGTTAATGTAGGCTTAAAGATTGAAAATGGATTGGTTGAATTAGGTGGTGAAAAAATTGGCAAAGAAGTAAATAATATCTCGTTAAAATATTTAATCTTGGAAAATTCTTCGTATTTATCAAAAATATCTGTTTTGTTACCACAAAAGATCGTTTATCCAAATTCAAATGAAAATGATATAAAAAACATAAAGAAAGATATTGAGGAAATTTTAGGTAGTAATGTAATTTTAAATGCGAAAAGTAAAACATGGACTGTTAAAGTACAAGAAGTACAGGATTGGTTGACGGTTGAAAGTCGAGATAAAGATATTATTGCCGTTAAGCCCGATGAATATAAAATTGATAATTATTTAAAAAATATCTTGGAAAGTTTTGGTATAACTCATTTTTTAAACGAGAATTTAGAAATTAAATTAAAAAGCGAAAAAGTTACCGAATATCTTAATAATATAGCTAACCAAATTAATGAAACTTCTATAAATGCTTCTTTGGGAATTGATAACAGTAAAGTTGTTGTTAAAGCGGCTTCACGGGATGGTGAGGAATTAGATATAAAAGGATCATTAGATGAGATAATAAATTCCTTTAAAAAGAAAGAAAATAGTATTAATCTTCCTGTAAAAAAAGTTTTGGCCAAAGTTAAAGAAGATAATATTGAAGAATTAGGCATTGTCGAATTAATAGGTAAGGGCGAAAGTGATTTTTCTGGATCGTCCGCAGCCAGAAAAAATAACGTTAAAGTAGGAGCTTCTAAATTTAATGGATTACTTATAGCTCCTGGGGAAGAGTTTTCTTTCAATAAGTACTTAGGGGAAGTTGATGCAAGCACTGGTTTTCTCCCCGAATTAGTTATAAAACCAGGTAAAATGATTAAAGAGTATGGTGGAGGATTATGCCAGGTTGCAACTACAGCATTTAGAGCAGCGCTTTATTCGGGCTTCCCAATAACTGAGAGAAAAAATCATTCGTTCGCGGTACATTATTATTACTGGCCTTTTGATCAGGCGGGAGTAGATGCAACAATTTATCCTCCACATCCAGATTTAAGATTTAAAAATGATAGCGGAAAGTATATATTAATACAAACCTACTCCAGCGGTAATCGTTTAACTTTTGATTTTTATGGAACAAAAGGATCTAGGAGAGTAGAGGTCAATAACCCTCAAGTGATAGAGCGAGGAAGCAACGGAAGTTTAAAGACAGTTTTTTCTCGAACAATATATAAAGGCGATCAATTAATTAAAAAAGACGATTTTTACAGTTTCTATAAGCCAGCGTCTGAATTTCCCGCTACGTCTAATTAAATTTCGATGCGGTTTTACATTAACTTTTTTTTGTTTATAATATTTATATCTAAAAAAGGTTAATTTTATGGTAATAAACCTAGAAATTTTTAAAGCATATGATATTAGGGGTGTTTATCCGGAAGAAATTAATGAGGAAATTGTTTATAAGATTGCTCAAGCTTATACTAAATTTTTAAACTTTCCCACAAAAGTTGCTTTAGGCAGGGATGTTCGATTAAGCTCGCCTAAATTATGGGAAGCGGCCGCCAATGGCTTAGTAGATGCAGGGGTTGATGTTATAGATATTGGTTGCGGTTCTACCGATATGTATTATTTTGCCGTGGCTAATTATGGATTAGACGGTGGATTAATGATTACTGCTTCTCACAATACTAGAGAATATAACGGCATGAAAATGGTTAGAGAAAAAGCAATTCCAATTTCAGGAGATACAGGAATCAACGATATCAAAGGATTGGTATTATCGGATTTTTCTCATAAGGCAGATAATAAAGGAACCATAGAAAAAATTGATCTGTTTGACGGTTATATTAAAAAAATGGCGAGCTTTATTGATTCAAAAAAAATCAAAAGTTTCAAAATTGTAGCGAATGC contains:
- a CDS encoding manganese-dependent inorganic pyrophosphatase — encoded protein: MKTYVVGHKNPDTDSVVSAIALAELDKKLGKDFEAAIAGEVNKETKYVLDKFGFQVPKIILGEEKKVFLVDHNEPSQASDSVKTEEIVGIIDHHKLGGLSTSIPISIRVKPVGSTSTIMTQVYKEKGVEISSDIAGILLAGIISDTWKFTSPTSTEEDQKQADFLNKIAKIDMTKLAEEMFAAKSDLTGIDTEKLINADYKEYDIKGKKVGVGVFETLDTIPVLERTEEIKKILGDKKTKKGLDYLLFAIVGIINKKAYFIIASEEDKDLVEKSFNTIEENSCLVADGIVSRKKQITPALENTIR
- a CDS encoding DUF3006 domain-containing protein; this encodes MRGVIDRFEKESAVIILKDHQIIYWPTERLPEESKEGDVVWIRISQDQDLTKEREKLARKILEEILNGTENKE